From Arachis stenosperma cultivar V10309 chromosome 2, arast.V10309.gnm1.PFL2, whole genome shotgun sequence, one genomic window encodes:
- the LOC130960396 gene encoding uncharacterized protein LOC130960396 has product MWRSAGSNWFRRLSAAARRYADDEGDWLYSSEWWGTDYDCSHSVLQSNSGKGNGVVSVVAHPSSKPSRMHWPSVERWLQQRWEQVHVGYGDGGNLRVLGYEWRVLRFNHVTRQSTAKVMAVYHEDKPESVYLIQQPHCLAVPYLKSMVSSGLTTLASCNYEINSALQGKKNMHILCIGHGGGSLPLFLASKIQGAIVHIVEIDPLVISASIQAMGFPAFSLMTQSGYRAFTKPDVINEVMWKGTHERLYLYEADAEEFITKSNNLYDMIFIDAYDGDDIFPHKFWNPDLPFLKALSSRLHPKHGTVVVNLHSDSDVLNNVGSFPSELELVLPMGKYVYQVCRAYKDVVLGTGNSCKEKGGHGLAFTVAVPWVCNTSLVVCRGFSLDSEYINRNLIVNALISKSLELEHVLDLPFPCLEYLKKGFVLVE; this is encoded by the exons ATGTGGCGCAGTGCTGGTTCCAACTGGTTCCGCCGGTTATCGGCGGCGGCGCGGCGCTACGCTGATGACGAAGGCGATTGGCTCTACTCCTCGGAATGGTGGGGCACGGACTATGACTGCAGCCACTCCGTTCTCCAATCAAATTCCGGCAAGGGAAACGGCGTCGTATCTGTCGTCGCACATCCTTCCTCCAAACCC AGTAGAATGCATTGGCCTAGTGTAGAGCGATGGCTGCAGCAGAGGTGGGAGCAGGTACATGTGGGATACGGGGATGGAGGGAATCTGAGGGTGCTTGGATATGAGTGGCGCGTGCTCCGGTTCAACCATGTTACTCGCCAGAGCACTGCAAAAGTCATGGCTGTTTACCATGAGGATAAGCCAGAATCTGTCTATCTAATACAGCAACCTCATTGCTTGGCCGTTCCAT ATTTGAAGAGTATGGTATCTAGTGGGTTGACTACTTTAGCATCATGTAATTATGAGATTAACAGTGCACTGCaaggaaagaaaaatatgcacaTTTTATGCATCGGACATGGTGGGGGGAGTTTACCTCTGTTTTTGGCTAGTAAAATCCAAG GTGCCATTGTCCACATAGTTGAAATTGATCCCCTTGTTATCTCAGCATCAATTCAAGCCATGGGGTTCCCAGCTTTCTCACTTATGACACAGTCAGGCTACCGAGCTTTCACAAAACCTGATGTCATTAATGAAGTTATGTGGAAAGGAACTCATGAAAGGCTTTACCTCTACGAAGCAGATGCAGAGGAATTTATTACTAAAAGCAACAACCTATATGATATGATCTTTATTGATGCTTATGATGGTGATGATATATTTCCCCACAAGTTCTGGAACCCAGATTTACCATTTCTAAAAGCCCTTAGTAGTAGGCTCCATCCAAAGCACGGCACTGTCGTGGTGAACCTGCATTCGGACTCTGATGTCTTGAACAATGTTGGATCTTTCCCATCTGAATTGGAGCTAGTCTTGCCTATGGGAAAGTATGTATATCAAGTTTGCCGTGCATACAAGGATGTGGTTTTAGGTACGGGAAACTCATGCAAAGAAAAAGGGGGCCATGGCCTTGCTTTCACTGTTGCAGTACCTTGGGTCTGTAATACGTCCCTGGTTGTGTGTAGAGGTTTCTCTCTAGATAGTGAGTATATCAACAGGAATTTGATTGTGAATGCACTCATATCTAAATCCCTTGAACTGGAACATGTTTTGGACTTGCCATTTCCATGTTTGGAATACTTAAAAAAAGGTTTTGTTCTGGTTGAGTAA